A genomic stretch from Juglans microcarpa x Juglans regia isolate MS1-56 chromosome 3S, Jm3101_v1.0, whole genome shotgun sequence includes:
- the LOC121257073 gene encoding pentatricopeptide repeat-containing protein At1g11710, mitochondrial-like: MGNLRYVSGVPPLKALEGLTNSYKVCDSSPAVFDALIRVCTQIGDTDGAYEVIRKLRSKSYSFTIQVWNNLLSHLLKLSEIHRCWEMYREMISYGYSESVNTFNLVVYALSKECRLPKTVSIFYYMLKNGIWPNVVTFHLIIDGACMMGDLVLYLKLLRKIGSNGADAIPRVDEVGGSELTIETKITTLDSQTYTLRVDKQVPIPALKELIVSITNVLLEQQCLIGRRRVLKDDQLLSSYHVEDGYTLHLVVQHPFPPSSKGLPNHTATDPVPTTSRWQFNMGEKNILIFYPSGWTFYASILTMDNAYSVLYSSLGGT, from the coding sequence GTATCTGGCGTGCCTCCCTTGAAGGCTTTGGAAGGGTTGACAAATAGTTATAAAGTATGTGATTCAAGTCCAGCAGTGTTTGATGCATTGATCAGGGTTTGTACTCAGATTGGGGACACTGATGGTGCTTATGAAGTGATCAGGAAGTTGAGGAGCAAGAGTTATTCATTTACGATTCAAGTGTGGAATAACCTTTTGAGTCACCTATTGAAGTTGAGTGAGATCCATAGATGTTGGGAGATGTACAGGGAAATGATTTCGTATGGGTATAGTGAAAGTGTGAATACTTTCAATTTGGTTGTTTATGCTCTTTCTAAGGAATGCAGATTACCAAAAACAGTCTCAATATTTTACTATATGTTGAAGAATGGAATTTGGCCTAATGTTGTTACTTTTCACTTGATCATAGATGGAGCTTGCATGATGGGTGACTTGGTTCTTTATTTGAAGCTTCTGAGGAAGATAGGAAGTAATGGTGCGGATGCAATTCCTAGGGTTGATGAGGTTGGAGGTTCTGAACTAacaatagaaacaaaaataacaacattGGATTCTCAAACATATACTCTGAGAGTTGATAAACAAGTGCCAATTCCTGCTTTAAAAGAGTTGATTGTTTCCATTACTAATGTGTTGTTAGAGCAGCAATGCCTAATAGGCCGCAGAAGGGTTCTAAAGGATGATCAACTCCTCTCTTCCTATCATGTTGAAGATGGTTATACCTTACATCTTGTTGTTCAACATCCCTTTCCACCATCATCTAAGGGTTTACCAAATCATACAGCAACTGATCCTGTTCCAACTACAAGTCGTTGGCAATTTAACATGGGTGAAAAgaatatacttattttttaccCTAGTGGTTGGACATTTTATGCCAGTATCTTGACAATGGATAATGCTTATTCAGTCCTATACTCTTCTCTTGGAGGTACATGA